A single region of the Glycine max cultivar Williams 82 chromosome 20, Glycine_max_v4.0, whole genome shotgun sequence genome encodes:
- the LOC102668271 gene encoding glycine-rich cell wall structural protein 2: protein MARLVLFFSAFSLFLLNSTITAQVPAPPSPSTIPSPMSPLAPSTPPPSRSLPAPPTSLTPPLPSTDSAPTPPPPIGFGGGGGSGIGKGGGGSGVGIGSGSGSGGVQGGGGQGRGVGIGSGVGSGTGYGGGGTGIGSGDSSRGGGGRFAGVGY from the coding sequence ATGGCTCGACTTGTATTGTTCTTCTCAgcattttctcttttccttctaaATTCTACTATCACGGCACAAGTCCCAGCaccaccatctccttctacAATTCCATCCCCAATGTCTCCTTTGGCACCTTCTACACCACCACCGTCCCGTTCTCTTCCTGCTCCTCCAACGTCTCTTACGCCACCACTTCCATCTACAGATTCCGCTCCCACTCCTCCACCACCTATTGGATTTGGAGGAGGTGGTGGAAGTGGAATTGGAAAAGGTGGTGGTGGCTCAGGCGTTGGAATAGGCTCAGGAAGTGGTAGTGGTGGCGTTCAAGGTGGTGGTGGACAAGGACGTGGTGTTGGGATAGGAAGTGGCGTTGGCAGTGGTACCGGCTATGGTGGCGGTGGAACTGGCATTGGCAGTGGTGACAGTAGTAGAGGAGGTGGAGGACGCTTTGCTGGTGTTGGATATTGA